The Arachis ipaensis cultivar K30076 chromosome B05, Araip1.1, whole genome shotgun sequence nucleotide sequence AATTAGAAAATGGAAGCTTTACCCTCAGCTCCTCCAACACACAACTATGCATGTAAAAGAACTCAGAAGCCTCTCCCTTGTGAAACACACGATCCTCACTAGAAAAAGGTAACAACTCAACACGCACCCTAGATCCTAACTTCACTACCGTCTTCAAATTTATTTCTTTCACAGCCTCAACATCAGTAAACAAGGAAGCTCGCATTTTGACATCTTCACTAACCCAATCATATGACGAATCTANNNNNNNNNNNNNNNNNNNNNNNNNNNNNNNNNNNNAAACCCATATTCAAAAAACAAAATctaaaaagatgaagaagcaaGAACACAAGAGAAAATGAGAAGCAAATGCGtacctcttttactcattttCAGCAAAGCCTGCAATGCAAGCACTTAACCCAAGTGAAATTATGATTGACAAAAACCATTTGGTTTTCAAAGCAGTTAACTAAACGGCACATTGACCATTGGGGTTCCATCAAAATCGTCCCATCAATCACCTCAACAGTTCAGATGATATTGGGAAAGCAAACACCTCTTAATGGTATCAAtaactatctctctctctctctccctctctctcttcatTTAAAACTGCCACTTTTTCCAAACTATTATTccatattatttttaataaagtatGTTAATTTAGGGGCTCCATAACTACCTTACTCACCGAGTTATAGTTCAtcaaaagctcaacctgcttcattaaaaatATCCTCAGgataagcttgggggctatgatatgGCTATTACAATCCAAACATCATAACTTGGCATCATACTTACAACTCGGCTTAATGAATTATAACTCGGCAAAACGGTATGAATTCGGGATAAACCGCCCGACGATATATCGTAACTCCCCGACCTAATCAAAATCACTCTTCAATATTAACAATTGCCAGAAATATAACTGATATGTTCTTTTCACCTATAAAGGTATGACATCTCACATTTTTCAGATATATTGAATTCacaatactaacttaagcatcagagtgcCTTTTGTAGGTATACTCCCCCTTTGTTCTCTCCACCATGTGATATATTTCTGGACGAAGAGCTCGGACCTTCGAAACCTATAGCTCGGCGTTGAGGACAACAACTCGGCATCGAATGTCAGGGACCAACTTATATCCAGGTTATTCACCCAAGAACAGTTATTATTAAATCTGAATTTCTTCTATAGATTTCTTTCCCGTATTCAAGAGTAGATCTTGTTTACTTATTCATAtttctttgttcttctatttaATGCCAAATAATTAAGCTTTACCTTCAAATTTTCAGGTGCTAGTATTTACTGCTTTAATTTTCTAGGAATGCATTATACATTGTGGTATTTGTGGTTTTCAGTCTTGATGTTTAGGTGTTGTCTCCATTCCGTCCTTTTCTATTGCTCAGCACAATGCTATGCAATtaaagtttttattttctttatattgTGCAGTCTGTCAACTTTAACTTATAAGTGTCCATAACTACAGCTCACTTGTAAAGTAGTTTTTATATCCTAAATCTAAATTTGTAGTTGTTACTTCTTACTTGATAATGTTAGTTAGTTGTTATTGAATCTGAATGTCTAAAATTCTGAAATCTGAATTTATTAACTTTGTTAACAAGGATAAGTGGATAATTTTgcttaattatttaatttgtacTTTGTTGATTTATTGATTTAAGGACAAAAATATAAAATGTTTGAGAATATTGCTTCAGGAACAGGGTCTTCAATTCCTAGTATTCCTAGACCTACTATTTCTAAGAGAAAAAATGCAACTAGAAATAGAAGTGATATAGGATGGAAACATGGGATTGATGTTCAAGGCAATGGTAAAAAAGTGAAGTATAATTATTGCTCAAAGACTATAAGCGAAGGAATTTATAGGTTTAAGCATCATCTTGCCGGTACTAAAGAGGATTCAGAGCCTTGTGCTTTAGTACTTGAAGAAGTTAAGGCTGTGATGTTGAAAATCTGTGTGGAGGCTAAAGAAGTATCATTAAAAAAGAGAAGATTTGGTGAGGATGAGCATTATCCTAAGCATACAGAAAAGGAAAGTGAAAAGGACAATTCTCAACAAAAGGGGAAAGATATGCGCAACTTTGTCACAAAAGGAAACGGGTTCAAGTTCAATCAACAAtaaatcaaatgatgaagaagGATCTAAAGGAACAATGTGATCAACAATTGCTATATTTTTCTATACAAGTGCCATTCCTTTCAATGTTATTAAGAATCCTGAGTTTTTAAAGTTTTGTGAAATTGTTGGGAGATATGGAATTGGCTACAAACTCCATTCTTACCATGAGTTGAGAGAAACTCAGTTAAAGAAAGTAGTGACCAATGTTGATGAAATGCTTACAGATTTTAAGGCAGAGTGGAAGAGAACTGGTTCTTCAATCATGTCAAATGGATGGATAGATAAAAAAAGGCGTAGTATTTGTAACTTGGTGAACAgccctaaaggaatagtttttctttattaattggaCACCTCTGACATATCAAAAATAACAGATAAAGTTCTCAAAATGTTAGAAGATACTGTAAAATTTGTTGGTGAAGAGAATGTGGTCTAAGTTGTTACAGACAATGCTGCTAATTATAAGGCTGCTGGAGAAAAATTAATGGAGACTAGAAAAGTTTGTATTGGATACCGTGTGCTGCGCATTACATTGATTTGATATTAGAGAATTTTGAAAAGAAGTTAAAAGTGCATGAAATAACCaccaaaaaggaaaagaaaaatcaccaCTTTATCTACTCTAAGAGTATGCTCATTAGCATGTTGAGGAATTTTACAAAAGGAAAGGACTTGATTCGGTCAGGTGCCACAAGATTTGCCACTGCCTATTTGACTCTCACTTGTCTTCATGATAATAAAGGACCATTGATGACTATGTTTACTTCTGATGTTTGGAAGACAACTAAGGTTGTATCAATTCCAGAAGGAATAAGAGTCCAAAACATGGCCTTGGATAGTAGGCTATGGAAGAATATTGTCATATGCCTTAAGGCTGCTGCTCATCTCATTACAGTTGAAACACCCTaatttttagcacctcatgatcgtactaaaagcccAGGCGTcacttacctctaaacctttttattttatattatctttatttaatattgagctttCGCGAATACGAACTGAAATTTTAATCAAGAAATCGAAAGGAGActttattttaaatcacttaaccacAAAAGTATATATTTACGTAGCTTTATATATATAGACTTATTCAAAGATcctcaaatacaagtcctacccctctgAAGTTTCCAAAACAATAAATGACGagtgaaaaataaaatctaaaactaaacCAAATACAGAAAGTACAAAtacatgtatatattaagctcCGTAGTTCGGTCACGGCCTCGTGCCAAGGATTCCTGAACTTGTCACTGAACAAAAGAAATCTGTAGGGGGTGTGAACTTTGTCATCGCAAGTTCTCAGTAGGGACAGTGAATGCCATGAGAGTAAAAAAGAAAATtgcaaataattattttttaactttaaaataaTTACCTTTAGAATTCTTTAAAACTCACTTTAAAGACTTTACTTAGTTCTCAGTAAGTTAAATCATTTAAGTAAATCCTAGTTAGCAGTAGCAACCGATACACGCAACAAACATAAAAACTAAAGAACATAAAGAGAAACAAACACAACACATACACAATCACAGAAAATAGAATTCATAGAAAATATGCGCAAACAGTTATGATGCATTtctatccctagtgcaggtaatgagcttgttGGTTTCGACCCGCTCCTGActtaactcagcaacctttgtctgagtttggctTCTAGTGCCATAACCTCTGTAAACaatctctgtcttacaggtgcgactctcttgagccaATGTCTGTAACCATAACCTTTGTAAGCAACTTCGGTCTTATaggtgaggctctctctagccaatgtatgtatGGATAAcctttgtaagcaacctctgtgTTACAGGTGTGACCATCCCTCGGATTGGCTGATGTATCTCTAGAAAGCAAATCTCAGTagactcaccaccatatctctgcttGTTTTTAGCAGGTAAATAATCATCAGTTTTCAATCATTTGTTCATCATTCACAGTTTCTCACTTAACTTTCTTAATCATCgtttctcattttctttctttttgtcatACTTCCGCATCACCAAATAATCAATCttacctccgcatcaccatgtAATCACtcatacctccacatcaccatATAGGTTTTACTTTTAGTCATTCATCAGTCTTAGCATCAAAACGTTATTACCCAAACTTTTTTAACGTTTAATCAATCCAAattcattttcttaataaaactGAACTCAAATTATAACttagaaaaaaaatcttttctcaatggattaaacttaaaatataatacttttcttaataattcGAAAaccaaataatattattattaaaccaaattttcttttaaataatgtTTTAAACAAAGCCTtggagttttataaaaatttctacAGTATTTTCTCTAAAATTCGGGCTTTATCACCCTTCAAAGGTCCCTACCAAACCATTTTCGATTTCCAAAGTTCATTTCTGATAAATCAAACAAACTAAATCCAATGTCAAATCATTTATAAATCTAAAAGTTAACCAGGTTCAATATCAAAATCATTTAAAACTCTCAATTCGTTACCAATAAATCAAATCAACGTTTTCTCAAACTCTTTCCAACGGTTTCAAGCCCAAGTCATTCTTTACTTTAGATGTATAAATCAAACTTTTCAATACAACACCCTTCTCTCAATATGTGTAAATATGTAAACCACATTCTTTTCCAACCATAGAATCATTTCTTAAAATAAGCTTATAAGTCAGATTTTCAAATCAAAATCACTTTTTCGTATATTTTTACAAGAACTCGGACAGAACCTCCCTTTACAATTTGACTTTACCACCCTTACAGGCTCCCTCACTTTCATAATTTCTCAAGTCAACAACCAAATCAAGACATCAACATCACCAGAGATCCCAGCATCAATCACAGCCTCAATTCAAACTCAATTTATAAAACTTGATTCATATTTCCAATTCAACAAGCAACACCAAATTTATCTTCATTCACAATCACAATACAACCAGTAGCAATTGCAACAATATCATCATCACTAACAGAATCACAATTAACAAATACACATATAGCTCATCTAATCACCCAATTCTTTACAGCACCAtcaaacataccaaaaatcaattTCAGCATATTCAAACATACTCACATTCACTAACAATTTCCAGCTTCATCAATTCTCATTAATTGGTCATACAAAgcatttataaattatttgtaaTTACTCAATAAGCTTCttggcattcttaaattaaaaactcTTAATTTTAAAACGAACTCTCTACCTCAGTTAGTCGAAATCGCAGAATTTAAACGCAATAATCCCCTTTCTTTTTAATCCATGGCAGCAGCAACTTTAGCAATTCCATAGCGACACAATCATCAACACTCAAGATAGCCCCAGCAAAAAAACAGGAGGAGCAAAATGGCCGTGAGAATTGAGACCAAGACAAGAAGGATGGTACTGGTGGTGGTGGCATTCACGGCAGAAACCCTCAACAGAATTGGTGGTAGCTTCAAAGCGGCTGAGATAGCAAACCTTAATGGAAGAGAGGCGTCATTTGAGGAGTAACAGTGGCGTTGGTGGCTCTGACAGCTGTTGTTAGTGACCACCCAGACGGCGGCGCAGCTCAAAACAGAACCAAATAGAGTGGCGGTAAGAGTGGCAGCCATGGGTGACGGTAACGCGGGCTCTATTATTGCGACCATGAAGCACGACAACGGCATCTTCCCTCTTTCAATGGCATTCTTTTCTCCGTCGGCCTTCCTCCATCCACGAGTTTCTCTCTCGGCGAACCAGGGCAGCAGAAACGGAGGAGCTCCATCGTGCTTCTCTCTCACGAGCTGACAAGAACGATGGTGACACGGGCTTCGGCGACGGTTCCATCATCGGCAGCGGCATTGACTGGCGCGACGATGGCTCCGACGGCTGCGCGGCGcaacctcctctctctctctctctctctctNNNNNNNNNNNNNNNNNNNNNNNNNNNNNNNNNNNNNNNNNNNNNNNNNNNNNNNNNNNNNNNNNNNNNNNNNNNNNNNNNNNNNNNNNNNNNNNNNNNNNNNNNNNNNNNNNNNCGGCCGGCGATGGCGGTGAGGCATGACGGCAAGCTGAACGCAGTGGCGCGGCAGCAAATCCCGCGGCGCCATCCCTCCCCCTCTCTCGATCCCCATCTCTCGTTTCTTTCCctctgctttctttcttcattgagGTGTGGGTGTGGGTAAGGGAAGGGGGTAGGTTAGAGTTAAGGTAAGGATGAGAGTGAGATTAGTGTCTGTGTACGTGTGTGAAGGTGAGAGAGGAGAATTATACGTGTTAAACAATAGGGatgtatataaaaataagaaatttaataataaaaatatatactaGTAGTATAAGAGTTTTTacaaaattttaagattaaaatgatttaaaaatgtaattaatatttataaaaaattaatttaattattcttaATAAGTTAGTTTGTAAAAATAAGGAGcccaaattaataaaataaattagaaccATTTTTgttttagattttcaaaaatataggCCGTTACAACAGTCCTTCGCTTGGTAGATTCAGATGAAAAATCAGCCATGAATTTTATATTTGAAGACATGAGAAAAGCCAAAGAAACAATTAAAACAAACTTTGGTTGTGTTAAAAAAAAAGGTAATCTTGACTAATTGACttttttaatatttgattatCAATGTATCATGTTaccatattttttattatattcagttatttatttgatttttttattcttatccATTTGCATTGTTATTTTTAGTTATGAACCTATATGAAAAATTATTGATAGGAGGTGGAAAAGCCAACTGCATAGGCCACTATATGCTGCTACGTATTATCTTAATCTTCATTATCACTATGAACCTAATTTCATGGTTGATGATGTTGACATTAAGATTGGTCTATATTCTTGTTTGAAAAAATTAGTTCCTAACCAGGAAGAAAGGAAAAAGATTGGTCTACAACTTCCGGTTTCATTATATTAGAGGCTTCCTTGAAATGAAACTGCAAAGAATAGTAGGAAGACTATGCTGCCTGCTGAGTGGTGGACTTTTATGGAGATAGTAATCCAGAACTAAAGAAGTTTGTTATTTGAATTCTAAGCTTAACTTGTAGTTCATCTGGTTGTGAGCATAATTGGAGTGCATTTGAAATGGTAATTCCTAGAACTATtcttcatttattttaattttgatttttgtatatttattaACTATTGGTATTATATATTTTTAGGTTTATACAGAAGAAATCGGTtgcatcaaaagaaaatgaatgacCTAATGTATGTAATGTATAACTTGAAGTTAAAGGgcaagtaaattaaaaaaaaaactccgAAACTTGAATTTGAGACAGTACATTCTGATGATTAGTGGATAACTGAAGATGTTAATGAGAATCTTATTGAAAGCGTTAAGCATTCTCACCTGCCAACAAATGACAATACTGATTATGATTCAAATAGTAATGAATTTGCTATTACAAGTATGAATAGTAATGAATTTAACATGGGTGAGGGAGATGAGAATGAGTTTATTGGGGATCCACAACAAAATTTAATGGAAGAAGAACACAAACATGTGAATGATGATGATTCTGTTGGCCGTGTCAAACCTGAACTTGaaagaaataatattttttatgaagatgatgatgttgatgctaTGGAAGATGAAAATATTGGAGGATTTCAGTTTTAGACTTTTAGTTTATTAAAACATTTAATTGTtgctttgttatttttttttcagttGTGTTATATGAAGCTTTGATTGTGTGATTGTGTATTTTATGTTGAACTAGATGCATACTTGTAAAGTATTTGAATGTGTGTTCTAAAGTACTTGTTATAATTGTAGTATTATGttaatttattatgtattttGATGTTAAAATTGTTAAGTTTTAATACATATATttgagtaaatatatatatatatatatatatatatatatatatatatatatatataaattataacaggtaaactcgtacgagtctaTGAGTTGAGTCTAGGTCAGTTCCATGAGTTTACctagactcgcgagtttgacaatcTTGTTTATAGGgagaatggatcctctcaatttttttaacaattgagggagtaaagtgtAATCTtttaccattaattttataagtgggaccaagaataaatatgagagagagaacAATAAATggttagagatcacactttacactctcaatttttttaacaattgagaggatccattcctgTTCATAGATACAAATAGTAATTTACTTCTTTAAGAAACAAGTCATAGAATTTGGAGTATATACATGAGTAGGGGGTGTTTGCAGTacggtttaatttgattttttaagaaaaagtcatccgatccaatTTTATATTAATAGTGGGCTTCAATTTGGTTCAGTTTTTTATTAAAACCATCTGAACCGAACCAAACTAAACCAATTAAATTCGGTTTGGTTCAGTTTAGtttgtttagtttttaaattGATTTGAAAACATATCCTATTCTAATCATTAAATCATTTATAGGGTACTAAAATCAAATATCagaacagaaaaaaaaatcaaaaccctaaataaaaaataagaacccaaaacaaataatcataaaaaaattataataaaaaaatcagaataaaacaTATAATCAGAATCAAGAATTAATCAGCTTCAAAATCCTAGACAAAAGCTCATGAGAAAAAATCAGAAtagaaccaaaaataaaaaaaaagaattagagTAAATAAGcaaaaaatcataacaaaaaatcaaataattaaaagTTTAGTAAAATAAACTCCATTACAGTTTCCAGATGTAGGGAGGACGACAGAGACGCTGGATGGTGAGACGACGGAAACAATGGGACTAGAAACGGAGATACAAGGGTGCGTCAGTGACTACGAGGGTGCGGGAAGAGGGACTCGCTCAGTCGCTCAAATTCTCGGGTTCTGACAGTGACATTGACAGCATTGAGCGATGCAGAGAGATTAAGAATGACGGCGCTGAGAGACTGAGAACAACGGTGGTTGGTGGACGGCGACGGCAAAAAGAAGTAGAGGTGTGGGTCTGTGACTCAGTGAGGAGAGTGCAGCCTCAATGAGCATGAGTGAGGCAGTGTGCGGCGTaagtgagtgagagagagagacacAAAGTGAGTGTAGTCATGTGAGTTGAAACCCATTTTGACCCCTGAAATTTGGAGCTGGCCTCAATTTCAACCCCCAAATTTTTAGTTACCAAATTAATACCCCAAATATTGGATCATGCCTCACGTTTATCCCTATAGTTATCTCCGTTAATGGAAAGCTGATGTGACACGTTAAGTTGACACGGTGTGCGTCTACGTAGCACCCAGCTTGCCAGAATGGATGTGTGATGAGTGAATGATGTGGTAAAAGTTGTTTTTACTTAATATGAGTCCATGCAAATTAGGGTTTTAACATTTACGTAGAAGTCAAATTAAGTGAAAACAACTTTTTGCCACATCATTCACTGATCACACATTCATTCTGGCAAGCTGGGTGCTACGTAGATGCACACCGTATCAACTTAACGTGCCACATAAGCTATCCATTAATGGAGATAACTACAGGGACAAACGTGAGGCACGATCAAATATTTGGGGGGTGTTAATTGGGAAACTAAAAATTTGGGGTCGAAATTAAGGCCGAATCCAAATTTTAGGGGGCAAAATGAGTTTCAACTCCCAAGTAGTCGTGTATTAGGATTAGGGTAAGTGGAGGTATTTTTGTAAAATTAagttatatgtatttaatctattggttcggtttggttcaaATTTTTTGTGTTAGAACCAAAAATCAAACTGAACCGAATAAAAAACTATAAAATTTCATTTTTTCGATTTTTGGTTTGTTCGGTTATCGATTTTTTCAATTCGGTTGTTCAATTTTGTTCGGATTGGATCGATTTTAAACACCCTATACATGAGAGTGCAaacaaaataatgaaagaaaaataaaatagtaaaataaaaaataaaaaaataagtgtttagaaattataattttcaATTTTTGTATAATATTCTATTAATATGCAccactctttctttttttttttttttaaaaaaagagatTTTAATTCACgttgtttgaaaatttttttctttgatttgaCAGACTAAAAATCTTAAATTAGTTTGTCTTTTTTAGCAAATTGGCCCAATAGATACCACCCGTTTTGACATTCTtagtcataattcataatttttatttttcaaattttagttCAACCAAGTCGAATCCAAGCTTTAATCTTAACCATGGTTTTAAACTGATCGATTGAACCGGTCTAAATGCGAATTGGCAGTGCAAACGGTTTGGTTCTCTATTCNNNNNNNNNNNNNNNNNNNNNNNNNNNNNNNNNNNNNNNNNNNNNNNNNNNNNNNNNNNNNNNNNNNNNNNNNNNNNNNNNNNNNNNNNNNNNNNNNNNNNNNNNNNNNNNNNNNNNNNNNNNNNNNNNNNNNNNNNNNNNNNNNNNNNNNNNNGTGCTCTGTGCTGTGCCTCCCCCCATCCCTCTTTCGTTCTTTTCCTTCCTTCGTTATACAGTATTCACtaatcaaagaaagaaaaagtgaaaaccctGGCTACCCTCCACCACCGCCAAACGGAGTGAGCCACTGCCGCCGTCCGTGGTTGTCTGAGGCTTCTCTTTTCGTCCTGTCGGCGTTCTCCAAGTCCAACCCCTGTTCGCTCTCTTCTTCCTCGCTCGGCGTCCATCGTCTTCGTCCTGCTCGGCGTCATGGCTTCTCTGTTTGTGCTGCTCACCGTCGTCTCATCGCCTCCGTGATACTCTCTATCGTCGTCCCGTCGTCCTGCTCTCCGTCGCGCTCAACCCCTCTCGAAGGTCAGTGGCAGTGCTCActtcttcttcgtttttctttttattctctgTTCTGAAATCATTGAATGATTACAGgggttttgtgtttttgttgaatgattatttgattattgATTAGCTCTGGCTTTGCTGTGCTGCTGTGTTgtgtttttgattttttgttgaatgattatttgatttctGGCTCTGCTGTGCTGCTGATAGAAGGGAGTCAAGCTCATGATGGTTTccgatacacagttagttaggaATCAGCATGATGTACAtgttagttagatagttttggAGTTTGTTAGGAGAATGCCAGCATGGCACTGTTAGAGATTAATTTAAGCCTTTTGGATATTTGTAGTCACAAGACACTGTATATATAAACCTACATGTAACTAGTTAGAGAAGTGAGATTCATCATTATAGAAATGTGAATACAAGAGAGCAATTTCTCTCTCTGCGTTCATAGCTCTCTGCTTCTTCTCTATGCATGATTTCTCTCTTTGCAAGCTCCTGAACGCAACCTTTTATCATCTGCTGCCGTGTTTTTGTTaaatgattatttgattattgATTAGCTCTGGTTCTGCTGTGCTGCTGCTGTTTTGTGTTTTGTTAAATGATTATTTGTTTTCTGATTTTGTTATAATTTTGTCTGATTTAGGTTAGAAGATTCTAATTTCTAAATTCTGATATATGGATGTTGCTCCATATGATCATGTTTTAggaataaatattaattaaattaatcctTAATTCAATGTTCAGTATATGAGATTCACAGTTCAAATTGTGCATGCTTTCAGTTGGAAAAGAACAAGAAATCTATTTTGATGCCCAAAACCATGGTAAtgacatgaatttaattttgcTTCCTGCTACAGATGATTGATGATCAAGATCTGGGTTTCTTTGCCAATTTCCTTGGCATCTTCATCTTTGTACTGGTGATAGCTTACCATTTTGTTATGGCTGATCCAAAGTATGAAAGAAACTAGGGTACTGTGTGGTTGTGATTTTCATGTTGTAGACTTACTATTTTTCTAATGGAAGTTAAGTTGATATAGAAAGGAACTTCATTTTGAGCATTTGATGTGAGTTTACTACTGTATCTTATCAAAGACTTCGTTGGCACTAGATGAATATTTTGTTCAG carries:
- the LOC107643994 gene encoding dolichyl-diphosphooligosaccharide--protein glycosyltransferase subunit 4C, which encodes MIDDQDLGFFANFLGIFIFVLVIAYHFVMADPKYERN